In Caldanaerobius fijiensis DSM 17918, the sequence CTGTATTGACAGCTTTTACATATCCCACAAAGCCTATATCGCCATTGGTAAGGTCTTTCTCGGCGGTTATAAGCCCTCCATCTTTGCCGCTTAAACCGATAGCCTTACCGCCATAGCTGTTTATAAATGAAACGATCTCTTTATTTACTTTGCCTGTCAGCACCATCTCGACCACTTCCATGGTCTCCCTATCGGTAACCCTAAGGCCATTGACAAATTGAGGTTTTTTATTCAGTTTTTTTAGCATATCGTTGATCTCCGGCCCGCCCCCGTGGACTACAACAGGATTGATGCCGACCAGCTTCAACAGCACTATATCCTTCATTACCATCTGCTTCAACTTTTCATTTACCATGGCGTTACCGCCGTACTTTATGACAAATGTCTTACCCCGAAAGTTCTTGATGTAGGGCAAAGCCTCAACCAGTATATTGGCTTTTTCAATTGCTTCCATAATACTATTCTCCTCCATAAGCGCCATCATGTCCTATAACTCCCATTTATCTTTACATAATCATAAGAAAGGTCACAACCCCAGGCCGTAGCACAGCCATCTCCCTGCTTTAAATCCACGATAACCTTTATATCCTTCTCCGAGAGGATTGCTTTGGCCTTATCTTCCGAGAAGTTAAGTCCCATACCATTTTCAGCCAATATCATTTCTCCTGC encodes:
- the argB gene encoding acetylglutamate kinase; protein product: MMALMEENSIMEAIEKANILVEALPYIKNFRGKTFVIKYGGNAMVNEKLKQMVMKDIVLLKLVGINPVVVHGGGPEINDMLKKLNKKPQFVNGLRVTDRETMEVVEMVLTGKVNKEIVSFINSYGGKAIGLSGKDGGLITAEKDLTNGDIGFVGYVKAVNTEIIDLLVKQGYIPVIAPVAIGEDGETYNINADTVAGEIAGSLGAEKLIMLTDVEGIYKNYADKNSLISSLDIETALRYIDDRIIDGGMIPKVLCCINAIKKGVKTTHIIDGRMPHSILLEIFTDEGIGTMVVR